The sequence TGCGTTTTACGACGAGCTCTCCCAGATGGAAGGAACTGACCGCATCAATGTTTCTATCGAAGGAAGAAACTATGAACTCATTCCACGAACACCGCAGCCACGAAAACGAAAAGTGTCTGTCTACGATTTAGTTGAAGCGTTAGAAAAAGCGCTTGAAGTCAAGAACAGAAGAAAAGGCTGGGGAGAAGACGAAATTCATATGGAAATCCCGGTGAGAAAAGTCGATATTGATCAGCTCATTCAGAAGACATTTGGTGAAGTGATGGGTCATTTTATGACGCAGAAAGAAGCAAAGCTTTTGTTCAGCAAATTATTGAAAGAAGGAACTAAACTTGAAAAAGTGTACACTTTTATTCCATTGCTCCATTTGAGTAATGAGGGGAAAGTCAATCTCCAGCAGGAAGTTCATCTTGGAGAAATTCATATTACACTTGGCGAACGGGCGCAT comes from Candidatus Woesearchaeota archaeon and encodes:
- a CDS encoding segregation/condensation protein A, which gives rise to MNKEQQRLAEPENKQKNPDAIPEVTLLPHEQLFDMILNKDDISWQQIIFTAIKSEQMNPWDIDIKLLSQKFLEKLRQFKEMDFKISGKVILAAAIMLRLKSNKLIGEDMNYLDQLIASGNQSDEDAFYDELSQMEGTDRINVSIEGRNYELIPRTPQPRKRKVSVYDLVEALEKALEVKNRRKGWGEDEIHMEIPVRKVDIDQLIQKTFGEVMGHFMTQKEAKLLFSKLLKEGTKLEKVYTFIPLLHLSNEGKVNLQQEVHLGEIHITLGERAHEPLEVEKKS